Proteins found in one Molothrus aeneus isolate 106 chromosome 20, BPBGC_Maene_1.0, whole genome shotgun sequence genomic segment:
- the BUD23 gene encoding probable 18S rRNA (guanine-N(7))-methyltransferase — protein MAGSGRRPEHRGPPELFYDEAEARKYTQNSRVVEIQSQMSERAVELLGLPEDRACLLLDVGCGSGLSGDYISEEGHYWIGMDISPAMLDVAVEREVEGDLLLADVGHGIPFRPGMFDGCISISAVQWLCNADKKSHSPPKRLYRFFSTLYTALARGSRAVLQLYPENSEQLELITAQAMRAGFTGGMVVDYPNSAKAKKFFLCLFVGTSGTLPKGLGTECASEEPHQAKFTNERTRFRNVKGKSVKKSRDWILEKKERRRRQGKEVRADTKYTGRKRRPRF, from the exons ATGGCGGGCAGCGGCCGCCGGCCCGAGCACCGCGGGCCGCCCGAGCTG TTCTACGATGAGGCCGAGGCGCGGAAATACACCCAGAA CTCCCGCGTGGTGGAGATCCAGTCGCAGATGTCGGAGcgggctgtggagctgctggggctgcccgaGGACCGTGCCTGCCTCCTGCTGGATGTGGG CTGTGGCTCTGGGCTGAGTGGGGATTACATCTCTGAGGAGGGTCACTACTGGATTGGCATGGACATCAGCCCTGCCATGCTGG ATGTGGCCGTGGAGAGGGAGGTGGAAGGAGACCTTCTCCTTGCAGATGTGGGCCATGGCATTCCCTTCAGGCCTGGCATGTTTGATGGCTGTATCAG TATTTCTGCAGTGCAGTGGCTCTGTAATGCTGACAAGAAGTCACACAGCCCCCCCAAACGCCTCTACAGATTCTTCTCCACTCTCTACACTGCCCTG GCCCGAGGATCccgagctgtgctgcagctgtacCCCGAGAACTCAGAGCAG ctggagctcaTCACTGCCCAGGCCATGAGAGCTGGATTCACAGGGGGAATGGTGGTGGATTACCCCAACAGTGCCAAAGCCAAGAA GTTCTTCCTCTGTCTCTTTGTTGGGACATCTGGCACATTACCAAAG GGCCTTGGTACCGAGTGTGCCAGTGAGGAGCCACACCAGGCAAAGTTCACCAATGAGAG GACACGGTTCAGGAATGTCAAGGGCAAGTCTGTGAAGAAAAGCCGGGACTGGatcctggagaagaaggagcGCAGACGGCGCCAGGGCAA GGAGGTGCGGGCAGACACGAAATACACGGGGCGGAAACGCCGTCCTCGCTTCTGA
- the DNAJC30 gene encoding dnaJ homolog subfamily C member 30, mitochondrial, producing the protein MGPAVLGRLRLLLPAAPRPGLAPPPSRPAQTGGAGAPRPRRDLYEVLGVPSTATAAQIKTAYYEQSFRYHPDRNAGSAAAAARFAAVSEAYRVLGSAALRSKYDRGLLSAAELRDAPRPSGRAPAAAPSPPRAPAARPGPGPTPFDFDAFYRAHYGEQLQREQMLRARREQLRLQREEYAAQGRLRALSDLSIGLLFFLGVALIYGLK; encoded by the coding sequence ATGGGCCCGGCGGTGCTCGGGCGGCTGCGGCTGCTCctccccgcggccccgcggcccgGCCTCGCCCCGCCGCCCTCCCGGCCCGCGCAGACGGGCGGTGCCGGAGCCCCGCGGCCGCGCCGCGATCTCTACGAGGTGCTGGGAGTGCCGTCCACGGCCACGGCGGCGCAGATCAAGACGGCGTACTACGAGCAGTCCTTCCGCTACCACCCCGACCGCAACGCGGGCAGCGCGGCCGCGGCCGCTCGCTTCGCCGCCGTCAGCGAGGCCTACCGGGTGCTGGGCAGCGCCGCGCTCCGCAGCAAGTACGACCGCGGGCTGCTGAGCGCCGCCGAGCTGCGCGACGCGCCCCGGCCCTCgggccgcgctcccgccgctgccccgtcgccgccccgcgcccccgccgcccgcccggggcCCGGCCCGACCCCCTTCGACTTCGACGCCTTCTACCGTGCGCACTacggggagcagctgcagcggGAGCAGATGCTGCGGGCGcggagggagcagctgaggctccAGCGGGAGGAGTACGCGGCACAGGGACGCCTCCGGGCCCTCTCGGATCTCTCCATCGGGCTTCTCTTCTTCCTGGGGGTGGCTCTCATCTACGGCCTCAAGTGA